One segment of Caldanaerobius polysaccharolyticus DSM 13641 DNA contains the following:
- the tsf gene encoding translation elongation factor Ts, with the protein MEITASMVKELRERTGAGMMDCKKALTEAQGDMERAIEILREKGLAAAAKKAGRVAAEGIVTSYIHGGGRIGVLVEVNCETDFVARTEDFKNFVHDIAMQIAAANPQYISREEVPEDVVEKEKEIYRTQAKNEGKPDKVVEKMVEGRLEKYYKEVCLLEQPFIRDDSKTIKQLLNELIAKIGENVVIRRFARFELGEGIEKKKCDIAEEVARELNR; encoded by the coding sequence ATGGAAATAACTGCATCAATGGTTAAAGAGCTTAGAGAGCGTACCGGTGCCGGTATGATGGATTGCAAAAAAGCCTTGACCGAAGCCCAAGGCGATATGGAAAGAGCTATTGAAATATTGAGAGAGAAGGGCCTTGCTGCTGCTGCTAAAAAGGCAGGAAGGGTTGCCGCGGAGGGCATTGTGACGTCCTATATCCATGGCGGTGGCAGGATTGGCGTTCTCGTTGAGGTAAACTGTGAGACGGATTTCGTGGCTAGGACGGAAGATTTTAAGAATTTCGTGCACGACATCGCCATGCAGATCGCTGCTGCCAATCCCCAGTATATAAGTAGGGAAGAAGTGCCTGAGGACGTCGTGGAGAAGGAAAAAGAGATATACAGGACCCAGGCGAAGAACGAGGGCAAACCTGATAAAGTGGTCGAGAAAATGGTGGAAGGGCGGTTGGAAAAATATTATAAAGAGGTCTGCCTTTTGGAGCAACCTTTTATCAGGGACGACAGCAAGACCATAAAGCAGCTTTTAAATGAGTTAATTGCCAAGATTGGCGAAAACGTAGTTATAAGGAGATTTGCGAGATTTGAATTAGGCGAGGGCATAGAAAAGAAGAAATGCGACATAGCTGAGGAAGTGGCCCGGGAGCTTAATCGTTAA
- the rpsB gene encoding 30S ribosomal protein S2 yields the protein MSIISMKQLLEAGVHFGHQTRRWNPKMAKYIFTERNGIYIIDLQKTEKKVEEAYEFVRNLAAEGGILLFVGTKKQAQDAVKEEAERCGMYYVNQRWLGGMLTNYKTIRNRVEYLKKLEAMEQDGTFDVLPKKEVNALKKEKEKLEKNLGGIKNMPKLPDALFIIDPRKEQIAVKEARSLNIPVVAIVDTNCDPDEIDYPIPGNDDAIRAIKLITQKMADAVLEGRQGEQMTAEQE from the coding sequence ATGTCAATTATTTCAATGAAACAATTGTTGGAAGCAGGCGTGCATTTTGGCCATCAGACCAGACGCTGGAATCCCAAAATGGCCAAGTATATATTCACGGAGAGAAACGGCATATACATTATCGACCTGCAGAAAACAGAAAAGAAGGTAGAAGAGGCCTATGAATTTGTGAGGAATTTGGCTGCAGAGGGCGGCATACTTTTGTTCGTAGGCACGAAAAAGCAGGCCCAGGATGCGGTCAAGGAAGAAGCTGAAAGGTGTGGCATGTATTACGTCAACCAGAGATGGTTGGGAGGAATGCTGACCAATTATAAGACTATTAGGAACCGCGTGGAGTACTTGAAAAAGTTAGAGGCAATGGAGCAGGACGGCACTTTTGATGTATTGCCTAAAAAAGAAGTTAACGCGTTGAAAAAAGAGAAGGAAAAGCTGGAGAAAAACCTGGGCGGGATTAAAAATATGCCCAAGTTACCTGATGCGCTCTTCATAATTGATCCTCGCAAGGAGCAAATAGCGGTAAAAGAGGCAAGAAGCCTTAATATACCTGTGGTGGCCATAGTGGACACCAACTGTGATCCCGATGAGATAGATTATCCTATTCCCGGTAATGATGACGCTATCCGCGCTATCAAGTTGATCACGCAGAAAATGGCAGATGCCGTTTTAGAAGGTCGGCAGGGTGAGCAGATGACGGCAGAACAAGAATGA